The genomic stretch CCGACGAACGGAATCAGACCGGCGCTCGGAGGTACATCAAGTCGTAAACACAGAGCACTCGCAGCAAAAGCTGAGATAGTGAGTTCCGCATTCCAAATGTTTGCTTCATCGCACATAGTAGCAAGATAAACAGTTCGATTATAATCCACATATAACACAGGGGAAAAAGGGGGAATTTCAGGTGAACTAGCCTACTGATTGAGTTCCCCAGAATCAATTAACCAATCTAAGAAGAGGAAGAATGTCTAAGAAGAGGAAGAATTGGTCCATGCTAAAAGATCAAAACCAAGAGCTGCATTTCGATTCTGCTCCTAGCTACCTACCCGTGGGAAAGAAAGAGAGCTAGGAACagctgctgctgcattgctgcgGATGATGTGATGGTAAACAAACTGTCATTTTTAGGCGGCAGCGGTGGTGGGGTTTTCCGGCTTGCGGAGCAGCACCATGTGCATGGGTGTGAAGATTCCGGTCTCGCCGCCGCGGGTGAGGTGGTGCGCCGTCTCGTAGAGCATCTCGTGCACCTCGGAGACGCCCTTGGGCGCGACGCGCAGCAGGGTGAGCGCCCGGATGAGCAGCGAGTTGCGCCAGTAGGAGAGGCGTCCCATCTTGAGGCGCGTCcaccaggggtgcgccggcggcagcgcgaGGTCGAGCTCCTTGACGACCTCGAAGCCGACTTCTTTAGCGACGGCGGCGATCTCGTCCTGCCGGCGGAGGCCCGGGAGCGCGTCGCCGCGCTCGATGCCGTGGATGGCCTCGACGTGGTCCGGGTCGTCGGCGCGGTAGAGCGGGGTGGTGACCCACTCGTAGGAGACGTAGAGGCCGGCGGGCTTGAGCACGCGGAAGACCTCGCCGTAGACGTCGCGCAGGCTGGGCGCGTGGCAGGTGGCCTCGATGGAGTATGCGGCGTCGAAGGAGGCGTCCGGGAAGGGCATGGCCATGAAGTTGCCGCACACCACCTCGCAGCGCGCGTCGAGGCCGGCCTTGCGGTTGTGCGCGCGGGCGCGGTTGACCTGGTACTCGTTGATGGTGATGCCGACGACGTGGGAGCCGGAGTGCGCGGCGATGGCGCGCATGGGCCCGCCGACGCCGCAGCCGACGTCGAGCAGGCGGTGGGTGGGTTTGGCCTGGAGCAGGTCGGCGACGCGCTCCTCGTGGACCCGCGTGGCGTCGCGGTGCGAGCGGCCCGGGAGGGAGGGGGAGAAGTGGAAGGACTGGCCCCAGCCCCACTCGTAGATGTCGGTGACGAGGTTGTAGAAGGTGTCGACGAAAGCCGGCACcttgtcggcggtggcggcggcggccgtgtccTTGGGGCTGCGGAAGAAGGACCAGTACTGGGAGTACCTGTCCCCGACCTTGTCGTCGGCGATGGATCCCATCTGGAGGTCGACGGCGCGCTTGCCCTGCACCTCGGCGGCGCCCATGACCCAGACGAACCAGTAGACGAGCGCGAAGCCGGCGGCGGCCAGCGTCCATGCCATGGTGGCCGGCTCCATCTCCCCCGATCTAGGGGGAGTGAGGTGAGGTGAGGAGAGAAGGGGTGGACTGGCGAGGAGAAAGCGGCGGGTCAAGATGTGTCCGTCCTGAGATGGCGATCTGGGTCTGAATGCGAGAGATTTATGCCCAGCTGCAGCTGGATTCGAAACGGGGAGTGGAGAAGAGATGATGCCGTTGCCGATTTCAGATCTGGATTCTGGACTGCTCAGCTCGACCCGGGGGGCCGTGTTTCTGCTCGCGGCTTGCCGAGAAAAACACGTCAGTCACACACGAATCGCTAGTGGCGTTGGACTTGGGCTGGACCACTGGAGATTGTTTAGACGTAGCCTGTATATTTTTTTCAACttatttttttctgatttttttaaaacagaaaatagtTACGGTCAGCtttaaattaaattaataaaGGCACCAACGACCAACGTTACAAGGTGCTGACAAGAACAACACCCAAAATCCGAGAATTACAGTGCAAACAAGATGTAGCAAAACACGCAGCCTGCAAGTGCCTCCTTTGGTTCGAGGGCATTGTACGATTAGACAATGGAACCCAAAGGAAAGCTGGCAAAAGTCGTCTCTCCAAGAAACTgctctcctcttcgtcctccctcTCCGCCCCCCACCCTCTTCTGCTCGTTGACCCGACGAGACCGGGCCGAACCCAACCCTTCTCCGGCGGCGCTGCCAGCCGGAGATGGGGAGGGGGAGGCGCCGGTGATGTACATAGGTCTAGGTTTTATGTTGTCGGCAGCTTGCCGAGGTCTTGGAGTCAAGTTTCAGATCTTAGGGGCAAGATCTGgagcagatggtggtggtggcggcgcggcaagGAGCTCCGGCGGCCGGAGACGGCAGCCCTGGACCATCCCCCATGGATCTCCGTCAATAAGCCCAGGGTTTGCTCTCTATCCTTGATCTCCATCCTTTCTCTGTTTGTCCTCCTTCCaccggccggccatggtggtgagggGTGGGGGAGACGAATTGAGGTCGGTGGAGTGTTGGAGAGGAGCAGGGGATCTCTTTCCCTGGTGCCTTGGTGCGGCACCGGTGACTGGCCGAGGATATGTGATGTCAAGCCCCTATGGTTGGGGATGGAATCATATGCTCCTATTGCCAAGCCCCTCAGCAATAAGCACTGCTGGATGCAAAGATGTGTCCTTGACATCCTCGACATtgacctggccggccgtggaggcgaggaggaagatgaagatggcggcgatggtggcaTCTTTGTTGGTCCTTTCCAGAGGTGGGAAGCAATTTTCTTGAGCAGATCTAAGGCCACTCCATGGCCTATCCAATTGTCGGCGTTGGATTCCGGCGAATCAACCTCCGTTGCGAGGTCCTTACTGAGGTTTGCAGTCGCATACTACGGCTGCATAGaggcaagtggtttcgtccccgcctCTTCGCATGACGGTGACGTAGCAGACCTCTGGCTCGACGGCGGGGAAAGAGAAGGACCTGATTGCATTTCATCATCTCTCAGTGAGGTCTTTCTGCAAATGCTAGGGACCTATATGTGCATTTAGATCTTATGGGGTCCTTTGTAATATTTTGTACCTCCTCCGTTTCGATTTAATGAGAAGCTTCCTCGCCCTTTGGGGcactccttgttcaaaaaaaaattagacaATGGAACGCTCACCCTAGAGATCAAATTGCAGCCGATAGCAGGACAACCGTAGAAGAGGAGATTCTAAGCAACTCGGTCGCTGACAAAGGGTTAACCTTATCAATGCCCATGATAATGGAATTGGGATTCTAGGAAGGAGGATACTCGCGAATCAACAAACCGGTCAGCCAAACTAGGCAACCGATGAAAAGTATGATTAAGGGCAAATCGCCGAGATTGTATTGTATGGAAACTAGGGTTACAGGGTGTTGCGTCTGGTTGAATATGTCCTCCCTCGGTGGCCCCTCCTAGCCCTTATGTAGCGGGTTAGGTCTCAAAGTCCACCTCGAGATCGTTTACATGATATATGTCGGTTTACCCCATATGGCCTAGCTTTCCAATTTTACATAGCACCAAGATCTTCGGCTTCATACAGATTTCTTCATGGGCTTTTCCATATTTCTTCATGGGCTTTGTACCAAGACCCGATGtggcatacccatgtcagtagccgccgaggctccactcgagtcgtagactcGGGTCGAGTCTCGAAACCTTCGACTTCTTATCCTTTTGTACATGAAAAGCCAATACTTCATTATTTTTTGTGCAGATGAATACTTTAATCATAGGGATGTTTGGGAACAAGCCTGATGCATCCGAAAGATCGGGAATCAGTTAATTGCCTGAGCAAATACAAttaaacctacttcaaactcgagtcCCCTGTCACGAATCTAGAAAACTGGTGTAATTCAGCCCGAGACACGGAGGACTTATCCAGTTCTGAATTCCAGCAAATGTTAATTAAAGGTACCTgacacgtccgttaggatttttcatcACATCGACAACGATGTGGATATTTCTAGAAGACCGCAGTTTGCCGTGGTGCTTGGTCTCACATGACGAATCCTGAtggtcttaccttcatgcttaagCATGGCATCTAGATGCTCAGTACGACGCGGCCCATGGATTATTTATTTATCGGATGTTGTGGTTTGCTGTTGGATTACCCAAAATTGTCGGGTTGAACTCATTTTGAATGCatacactcccgatgggagtagaggacaaagtAATGTTCCTTAAGTGTTTACCACTTGAACATGTATTCAAAGCTTTACGCCATCTCCTTTGTTTCATTCTTGTATTTTCCACATCCTCATTTTCTATCAGGTGCACATTCAGCGCtctcaatgggagtagcccccgaggctatactTGAGTATGTGTAGTTGAGTACATGCTCGAAGTATGTATGTTCACTTCATGCGGAATCTTAATATTTTAATCAGGTGCgcattcagcgctcccgatgggagtagcccccgaggctatgcatGAGTACTTGTATCGAGGATAGGCTCAAAAATCCTGCACGAGaaacaattcaaatatatatgaAACACTTACTTGTGCTCCTCGACGTTGTTGATTCTATCGGGTGCACGGTCAGCGCTCACGATGAGAGTATCCCCGAGTCTATGCTCGAGTATGCGTACTCGAGCATAGGCTAAAAAAGCCTCTTCGAAAAATCCTCACTTCCTCCAAGTACACGTTCAACACTTTCGATGGGAGTAGACTTATGAAATGTTCACccaatgatttttcttgtttcccTTGAAGTTTGAACAAGccattgtagggattcgtagcatagaaaacaaaaaaatcctaccgcaagaacaaataacaagccaagatctaatctagtagatggtagcaacgaggtgaagatcatcatacccttgaagatcgctaagcgttaacgagataaatctcgtggttgatgtagtcgatcacttgctgcttgcaaaagcgcgtagaagatcttgacggtgccacaatcgggaatcacctccgcactcggtcacacgttcggtgttgatgacgacgtccttctccccgttccagcgggcagcggatgtagtagatcatcctcggaatccctccagcacaacggcgtggtgacagtggtggtggagatctccggcagcgcttcgccgtaagAACCGtgagagaagatggaggagggagtggctagggtttgggagaggggggcacttggggcgccgaCCTTGGGTGCGACcgtccccctcccctctccctctctttatataggtggaacctccTAGGATTTCCCCAAAACCAATTTAAAGTCCAACTCCGAAAACTTCCATAAGGggaaaacctaggggaagtgggattgctccctttccttatcctttggccggccaaggttgTGGATTCCACCATGGATTCCACCTTCCCTTTTggttggccggctagggttggtggagtccatccgggaccccACCTTTCATAGTGATTTATTCTGGAagcttctagaacattctagcgccttccataaatgcaccagatcatttccaaacttggaaagtgacgtcctatatatgaatcttattctccgaaccattccggaactcctcgtgatgtcctggatcctatccgagactccgaacaacattcgaaatccattccatattccatatctacttaaaacgacatcaaaccttaagtgtgtccccaacggttcgagaactatgagaACATGATCGAGaatcttctccgatcaataactaatagcgggacctagagatccataatagctcccacatattcaacgatgacttcgtgatcgaaataaccatttacataaaataacaattccctttgtctcgcgatattttacttatccgaagtttgatcgtcggtatctccatacctagttcaacctcgttaccaataagtactctttactcgtatcgtgatatgatatcccttgtgaaccagtcacatgcttgcaagctaattcgatgtcatttcaccgagagggcccagagtatatctatccgtcattaggatggacaaatcccactattgatccacgtgcctcaaccctatatttTTAGAACACTTAATGAcatctttataacaacccatttatgaagttgtgtttggtgtcatcaaaacatccatccggtgtaggtgattaacatgatctcattgtcgaaggattaagttactatgtatTTTAAATCTTGAAGCACaacgaactaaatgacttgatcatatgctacgcttactatgtgtatatgtccatcacatcattcacccaatgatatgacattgttattaataacatccaatgttcatgatcatgaaactatgatcatctattaatcaacaagctagtttaacaagaggcttactatggactcttttatgtttacaaaacacacatgtattaatatttccggttaataaaattatagcatgggatgcaaacatttatcataaatataaagatataataataaccactttattattgcctcttgagcatatctccaacaaccaagacatcattgctgacgaagaTGGCGTGTTCGACTGCACCCTGTCAAGATGCTTGATATGACTAGTCATTTTGTGGGCCCGCCTCATGATGATGAGCGGTGGCATGTGCCACGTCATTTGATTTGACTCCCACGACCGTGGGAGAAACGAAATGATGGACACACGGTGCAGTAATTTCCTCGTTTTCCGCAGCTTGTGGAGTTACTGCGGTAACTTCCGCTATTTTTGGACACGTGGTGCCCTAGATCTGCTCCATGTGAACCGTTGCTTGAAATCGGACGGTgctctgatgcatgtaaaatgcatacatgaaccttgttctttatcatattgaattcccacatatttgcaacatatatgatgataataccatattttacattgatttatggggattcccATCACGAGTGCCACACACGTGAGCCAGTTAGCTGTATGGCAGACTGGTACAACTCGATAAGAGGGGAACCAACCATCACCCAAGGTCATGGTTCAGGTAGGAGGAGGACCACGCGGCCTGGGTTGGTCTGGCTTCGTTTGCCGCCTGCTACACGCATGAGTCGTAACATTGTCACGACTCCACGCGCCAGAGGCGACCCGGCACATGAGCATACCACAACATGAGCCAAACACGTAATAGAGTGCAGAGGATCCGGATCACCCAAATCTTACATGCCGCACCCACAGAAAATGGCGTGAGACTTAAAATTAGAGAAAAATCGGGTGCTAGACAGCCTAGCATATAGTATTTGTGTGTAACTTAACCTAGTCCATGTATGAATTTGCTATCCAGTGGCAAGCCTTACTCTACGCAAACATGTGAGTACTTATAGTGCCTAATCGTCCTAAGAATGTGGGAATGTACACACATCTAATGTGTCCATGATCTACCCCATGTGATTCCGCCTAGTTCACACTAAGCGTACTATGCACACACAAAACCAAGATGTGAGAAACCACACAAAACCAACAAGTAAATCTATTGTAGAGAAGGAATCAACTCTAAAATTCATATATGAATAAGCGTGTATTCATGCTCATATTGTACAGATTTCGCAAAAAAGATTGTATCTAAGAGATTTTAGAACAGGGCCTTACCCCAGGAACCAAGGATCTAGAAGTCACCAACGGAGAATTCCCGCCTTCGAGTTCCCCTAACCACCCCCCATGGCTCTTCGTCCTTGAACTCGATGCTCTCCAACTCTCCATGTCTTTGTTGCCGATCTCCTTGCACTCGTGCAcgagtctctctctctctctctctctctctctctctctctctctctctctctctctctctctctctctctctctctctcaccgatCTCCTACCTTCAAGCGAGATATAAAGGGGTAAGAATGGGGAACGAGAATGGACAGAAGGGGTGTGTGTACCGAGATTCAAAATCATCTCCACAGACACGTGCCAAGTGGACCTCTTAGGTGGAAATCTGACGTGACAGGATCGTGAGACACACACTTGACCAACGGCCAGAAAACAAAGGCTCGCTGGAGCAAACCGGATGCAATTTTTAGCATTAGGGTTATTTGGAAACAAAAAATATTTATGATTCTTAGCATGGAAATAAATTATGGTAAGAAACAAATCGTATTACCATTGGAAACAATTTCTTATATGGAAACAGATTACAAACAAATGGTTTGGCTCGTCAAATTAACTTGGTATAGTATAACTAGCACAATACCCGTGCTTTGCTACGGGATATATATCATATATCTGAGCCTACTTGATAAGATATGTTGACATGGTCGATTCCAATTCAGTGGCACCACACCCAGCTAAGGACA from Lolium rigidum isolate FL_2022 chromosome 4, APGP_CSIRO_Lrig_0.1, whole genome shotgun sequence encodes the following:
- the LOC124649479 gene encoding 24-methylenesterol C-methyltransferase 2-like, with the translated sequence MEPATMAWTLAAAGFALVYWFVWVMGAAEVQGKRAVDLQMGSIADDKVGDRYSQYWSFFRSPKDTAAAATADKVPAFVDTFYNLVTDIYEWGWGQSFHFSPSLPGRSHRDATRVHEERVADLLQAKPTHRLLDVGCGVGGPMRAIAAHSGSHVVGITINEYQVNRARAHNRKAGLDARCEVVCGNFMAMPFPDASFDAAYSIEATCHAPSLRDVYGEVFRVLKPAGLYVSYEWVTTPLYRADDPDHVEAIHGIERGDALPGLRRQDEIAAVAKEVGFEVVKELDLALPPAHPWWTRLKMGRLSYWRNSLLIRALTLLRVAPKGVSEVHEMLYETAHHLTRGGETGIFTPMHMVLLRKPENPTTAAA